A portion of the Roseimicrobium gellanilyticum genome contains these proteins:
- the pth gene encoding aminoacyl-tRNA hydrolase, whose amino-acid sequence MKPRLIVGLGNPGRDYQDTRHNIGFMVVDALASQFGASWVSEKRWDCALAKFGGGWLLKPLTYMNLSGEAVSAVSRFYKIEPGEVLAVYDDVDLPLGSLRIRQKGSAGGHNGVRSLISHLGGEDFPRLKVGIAPEGGRPAGDRMVGHVLGRFTEGERPALAQVLDRASDAVRTALRSGIANAMNIFNRKEQSNNETTEKP is encoded by the coding sequence CTGAAGCCACGCTTGATCGTGGGATTGGGCAATCCGGGACGCGACTACCAAGACACGCGGCACAATATCGGTTTCATGGTCGTGGACGCGCTTGCCAGCCAGTTCGGTGCCTCCTGGGTGTCCGAAAAGCGCTGGGATTGCGCGCTCGCCAAGTTCGGTGGTGGGTGGCTGCTGAAGCCTCTCACCTACATGAACCTCAGTGGCGAGGCTGTCTCCGCCGTGAGCCGGTTCTACAAGATTGAGCCCGGCGAAGTGCTGGCCGTGTATGATGACGTGGACCTCCCGCTGGGGTCCCTGCGCATCCGGCAGAAAGGCAGCGCTGGCGGGCACAACGGCGTCCGCTCCCTGATTTCCCATCTCGGAGGAGAGGACTTCCCCCGCCTGAAAGTCGGTATCGCCCCGGAAGGCGGCCGTCCCGCGGGTGACCGCATGGTGGGACACGTGCTGGGACGCTTCACGGAAGGGGAGCGCCCCGCGCTGGCGCAGGTGCTGGACAGGGCCTCGGATGCCGTGCGCACCGCCCTGCGCTCCGGCATCGCCAACGCGATGAACATTTTCAACCGCAAAGAGCAATCCAACAACGAAACTACGGAAAAACCATGA
- the rpsF gene encoding 30S ribosomal protein S6, translating into MSRKYEAMIVLDMKGREENVETLVSQLGKEFESNGVKLQQVDNLGKKKFPFAPRHVESGYYINFLFEAEPAAVDKVQARLKLNDNVYMQYFQRR; encoded by the coding sequence ATGAGCCGCAAGTATGAAGCGATGATCGTCCTGGACATGAAGGGACGCGAAGAAAATGTCGAAACGCTGGTGAGCCAGCTCGGCAAGGAATTCGAATCCAATGGTGTGAAACTTCAGCAGGTGGACAACCTGGGCAAAAAGAAGTTCCCCTTCGCTCCCCGCCACGTGGAGAGCGGCTACTACATCAATTTCCTCTTCGAAGCTGAGCCGGCCGCCGTGGACAAGGTGCAGGCCCGCCTCAAGCTCAATGACAACGTGTACATGCAGTACTTCCAGCGCCGCTAA
- the ssb gene encoding single-stranded DNA-binding protein, whose amino-acid sequence MASYNKVMLMGNLTRDPEVRYTPKGSAVADLAIAVNRSYTADNGEKREEVTYVDVVLWARLAEIASQYLKKGSPVFIEGRLQMDSWEDKQTGQKRSRLRVVGEIMQMLGGKRDGSGDDQGGGGGGGGGGYQQRPQQQYRSGGGGGGGGAPRGNQPARQSQPANEEYGDGPITDGLEDDDIPF is encoded by the coding sequence ATGGCCTCCTACAACAAAGTGATGCTCATGGGGAATCTCACGCGGGATCCCGAAGTCCGTTACACACCCAAAGGAAGCGCCGTGGCCGACCTGGCCATTGCGGTGAACCGCTCGTACACTGCGGACAACGGCGAAAAGCGTGAAGAGGTGACCTATGTGGACGTGGTGCTCTGGGCGCGTTTGGCTGAGATTGCCAGCCAGTACTTGAAAAAGGGCAGCCCAGTCTTCATCGAAGGTCGTCTCCAGATGGATTCGTGGGAGGACAAGCAGACCGGACAGAAGCGCAGCCGCCTGCGCGTCGTCGGTGAAATCATGCAGATGCTCGGTGGCAAGCGCGACGGCTCTGGTGATGACCAGGGCGGTGGCGGCGGCGGCGGTGGTGGTGGATACCAGCAGCGCCCGCAGCAGCAGTACCGCAGCGGCGGTGGTGGTGGTGGCGGCGGCGCTCCTCGTGGCAACCAGCCCGCACGCCAGTCCCAGCCGGCGAATGAAGAATACGGCGACGGGCCCATTACCGACGGACTCGAAGACGACGACATCCCATTTTGA
- a CDS encoding alpha/beta hydrolase family protein, translated as MKVLLTLFAVVFSFQAVAIHATELLQSQTPRGTHYAISGDSSGSPAPTLFIIGNPISVMGQEGMRYLIGTGEILAKHGWRYVLLDPACEGHDVQEGQPKSLSGWATHAKNGHDFMGPYVRNCVDVLDHLIDEGITDGKQVVVQGVSRGGFCALHFAAGEPRIQAVVGISPVTNPLALKEFSGVTAAQVAGFSLDGVLEKMVNRTVWISIGNADDRVNSEDCIGFTRRLVATTQRLQPGLNLVPVHLHVGVSAGHRSPDDAYAKAAEFLLAQFPGKPASGVTRDVFSGDFPPASYGKNFEEVEATVQEVIERVFRDEDGILRSGVNGRTMKPLTNTEVLDRPKGKGGYPEHSAMPDALKAVWLNYENAGEASGAYLMALCLKYEATHDPKVRELARRTLDAIVTLWRNAAPSAGNGGGGRGWFPKPYAGIHKLAGIEECSADQYAGITLGLHAYHRTLADAAEKKQIEEVIVSFSDWWHDHDHSGVYFGKPIWWKRLEWHPMAAAYFLYLHALAESWRPSAKSRQSFETWLALKATLLRPDKATGITMHGLPVLCLEQLHLLRPDLDAVWQPALVHQAALLARSVDQTAQSKHFEVLGYGADYLGAAHRLLPDAGYDKLALRCLETLKNRGDFYHIRREQRIDQLPPLVSGDDYRDVFFCEGHVHWMAGYWRRQLQK; from the coding sequence ATGAAGGTTCTTCTCACGCTATTTGCTGTCGTGTTCTCGTTTCAGGCAGTTGCCATCCATGCGACAGAACTGCTGCAGTCGCAGACGCCTCGCGGCACGCATTATGCCATCTCGGGCGATTCATCCGGCAGTCCGGCGCCCACGCTCTTCATCATTGGCAATCCGATTTCGGTAATGGGGCAGGAGGGGATGCGCTATCTCATCGGCACTGGAGAGATATTGGCGAAGCATGGCTGGAGGTATGTGCTGCTCGATCCAGCGTGTGAAGGGCACGACGTCCAAGAAGGCCAGCCAAAGAGTCTGAGTGGCTGGGCCACGCATGCGAAGAACGGTCACGACTTCATGGGGCCGTATGTGCGGAACTGCGTCGATGTGCTCGATCATCTCATTGATGAAGGGATCACAGATGGGAAGCAAGTTGTTGTGCAGGGCGTTTCGCGCGGTGGCTTCTGCGCTCTGCACTTCGCGGCTGGGGAACCACGCATTCAGGCCGTCGTCGGCATTTCGCCAGTGACGAATCCTCTTGCCCTGAAGGAGTTTTCCGGTGTCACTGCAGCGCAGGTGGCAGGCTTCAGCCTCGATGGGGTGCTGGAGAAGATGGTGAACCGCACGGTATGGATCAGCATTGGGAATGCGGATGATCGTGTGAACTCGGAGGACTGCATCGGCTTCACGCGTCGCCTTGTCGCGACGACACAGAGGTTGCAGCCCGGGTTGAATCTCGTCCCGGTGCATCTGCATGTCGGTGTCTCAGCGGGACACCGCTCCCCAGACGACGCTTATGCGAAGGCGGCGGAATTCTTGCTGGCCCAATTTCCTGGAAAGCCGGCATCCGGGGTGACTCGCGATGTATTCAGCGGTGACTTCCCGCCCGCGAGCTACGGCAAGAATTTCGAGGAGGTGGAAGCCACCGTGCAGGAAGTGATCGAGCGTGTCTTCCGCGACGAAGACGGCATCCTGCGCAGCGGGGTGAATGGTCGTACCATGAAGCCATTGACGAATACCGAGGTGCTCGATCGTCCCAAGGGCAAAGGCGGTTATCCAGAACACTCGGCGATGCCGGACGCGCTGAAAGCCGTTTGGCTCAACTACGAAAATGCAGGCGAGGCCAGCGGCGCGTATCTGATGGCGCTTTGCCTCAAATACGAAGCCACCCACGATCCGAAAGTGCGTGAACTCGCCCGCCGCACGTTGGATGCCATTGTCACGCTTTGGCGCAATGCCGCGCCATCAGCCGGAAACGGCGGCGGTGGTCGCGGCTGGTTTCCGAAGCCCTACGCCGGCATCCACAAGCTGGCGGGCATCGAGGAATGCAGTGCCGACCAGTATGCAGGCATCACGCTCGGCCTGCATGCGTATCACCGTACCCTGGCCGATGCGGCGGAGAAAAAACAAATCGAGGAGGTCATCGTCTCCTTCTCCGACTGGTGGCATGATCATGACCACAGCGGCGTCTACTTTGGGAAGCCCATCTGGTGGAAGCGCCTGGAGTGGCACCCGATGGCGGCCGCTTACTTTCTCTACCTTCACGCCCTGGCAGAGTCATGGCGGCCCAGTGCCAAATCGCGCCAGAGTTTTGAAACATGGCTCGCCTTGAAAGCCACACTGCTGCGCCCTGACAAGGCTACGGGCATCACCATGCATGGCCTGCCAGTGCTCTGCCTGGAACAGCTCCATCTCCTGCGTCCGGACCTCGATGCTGTCTGGCAACCCGCACTTGTTCACCAGGCTGCTTTGCTCGCCCGCAGCGTCGACCAAACGGCACAGAGCAAGCATTTCGAGGTGCTCGGCTATGGCGCTGACTACCTCGGTGCCGCGCATCGTCTGTTGCCGGATGCCGGTTACGATAAGCTTGCGCTCCGGTGCCTTGAAACGTTGAAGAATCGCGGTGACTTCTACCACATCCGCCGGGAACAGCGCATCGACCAGCTCCCACCCTTGGTGAGTGGCGATGACTACCGCGACGTCTTCTTCTGCGAAGGCCACGTCCACTGGATGGCGGGTTACTGGCGGAGACAGCTTCAAAAATGA
- a CDS encoding RDD family protein encodes MQRALAHGIDSALVVMVIAFAGALIGVEDAASMLLFMLVFVVALGYRIFGDSYLGGHAIGKRIVGIRVQDARYRRPCTHLQSAIRNCILFIPFMPLVELIFLCIDGQERWGDRLARTYVMRDHALKAPVHVPDRPLRLEGLEETLRHKAKPAGQPEEAV; translated from the coding sequence TTGCAACGTGCACTCGCGCACGGCATCGACTCCGCGCTGGTAGTCATGGTCATCGCCTTTGCGGGTGCCTTGATCGGCGTGGAAGATGCAGCCAGCATGCTTCTTTTCATGCTCGTATTCGTGGTGGCGCTGGGTTATCGCATCTTCGGGGATTCCTACCTTGGCGGTCATGCCATCGGCAAGCGGATCGTTGGCATTCGAGTCCAGGACGCACGCTATCGCAGGCCCTGCACGCATCTGCAGAGTGCCATTCGCAATTGCATCCTGTTCATTCCGTTCATGCCACTCGTGGAACTTATCTTCCTGTGCATCGATGGACAGGAGCGCTGGGGCGACCGGCTGGCACGCACCTACGTGATGCGTGACCACGCCTTGAAGGCTCCGGTGCATGTGCCCGACCGCCCGCTGCGACTGGAGGGTCTGGAAGAGACCCTGCGCCACAAGGCAAAGCCAGCAGGGCAGCCAGAAGAGGCCGTATAG
- a CDS encoding ankyrin repeat domain-containing protein yields the protein MSGAILLVFTLVALVMAVIEWPLIKWLGRVSWKYSLLIALCINVPTVLVWTIALSWISENPDYFAWSMLWGLPIFGGVLAVVVWLAVKTTICVAMLHSWRGLIVAPLTVVWGVGSFAVIVATSLQPTPYDKLEAAYKEDDADFVRARLNEGENGFIVDAANYRAANILGLLLDTGESPNAMDSNGTPLLNLVIKPSQHYAQHTLSIDEVEAAARTLSSAKTMLEHGADPMLLSNVGVSAFEEALTHGSIPLIELFLEKGAKLTAPEPHGKLPLCTAARSKRADRQAVVELLLSKGADISALETQTAMVHSMGGSQEHIFKATPLNAAIRAGNEDLALWLLEKGASPKATHPGQTEPLVDSAQGNRAKIALALLDRGADVNLKTQEGKTLWEITTDRSLRKALEARGLQRTFSPLNLTASGVDTPTWLAQVWSHNRSLGWVRSTILGRVKQQPPYHVTVQLAGEPAPRVIENVESLFLKRKLDTGVLKFENAIGPEDVTGLEKFSIPFEGGVLELWRRAE from the coding sequence ATGAGTGGCGCCATCCTCCTCGTCTTCACCCTGGTCGCTCTGGTGATGGCAGTCATCGAGTGGCCTCTCATCAAGTGGCTGGGCCGCGTTTCGTGGAAGTACAGCCTGCTCATCGCGCTGTGCATCAATGTGCCCACGGTGCTGGTGTGGACCATTGCCTTGAGCTGGATTTCGGAGAATCCAGACTACTTCGCGTGGAGCATGCTCTGGGGTCTGCCCATCTTCGGCGGCGTACTCGCCGTGGTTGTGTGGCTGGCGGTGAAGACGACCATCTGCGTGGCCATGCTGCACTCGTGGCGCGGGCTCATCGTGGCGCCGCTCACCGTCGTTTGGGGAGTGGGATCCTTTGCCGTCATTGTAGCCACGAGTTTACAACCGACTCCATATGACAAACTGGAAGCCGCGTACAAGGAGGATGATGCTGACTTTGTCAGAGCGCGGCTCAATGAAGGAGAGAACGGATTCATTGTGGATGCGGCGAACTATCGCGCCGCGAATATTCTCGGCCTGCTGCTTGATACGGGAGAATCACCGAATGCGATGGACTCCAACGGCACCCCCCTTCTGAATCTTGTAATCAAGCCGTCACAGCACTACGCCCAGCACACTCTAAGCATTGACGAAGTAGAAGCAGCGGCCAGGACTCTCTCGTCTGCGAAGACAATGTTGGAACACGGTGCGGATCCCATGCTGCTTTCGAACGTCGGCGTATCCGCATTCGAAGAGGCCCTGACCCATGGTTCGATTCCACTGATCGAGCTGTTTCTTGAGAAGGGCGCGAAACTCACTGCGCCGGAACCTCACGGCAAGCTCCCACTCTGCACCGCCGCCCGTTCGAAGCGCGCAGACCGCCAGGCGGTAGTCGAGCTGTTGCTTTCCAAAGGAGCTGACATCAGCGCGCTCGAAACCCAGACTGCCATGGTGCACTCCATGGGTGGCTCACAAGAGCATATCTTCAAAGCCACCCCGCTCAATGCTGCCATCCGCGCGGGGAATGAGGACCTCGCGCTCTGGCTTCTGGAGAAGGGCGCCTCACCCAAGGCAACGCATCCCGGCCAGACGGAGCCCCTGGTGGATTCCGCACAAGGCAATCGTGCGAAGATTGCCCTCGCACTGCTGGACCGCGGCGCGGACGTGAATCTGAAGACGCAGGAAGGGAAGACCCTCTGGGAGATAACGACAGATCGCTCGCTGCGCAAAGCCCTGGAGGCTCGTGGATTGCAGCGCACTTTCTCGCCCCTGAACCTCACCGCATCAGGAGTGGATACACCCACGTGGCTCGCCCAGGTGTGGTCGCACAACCGCAGTCTGGGCTGGGTACGCTCCACGATTCTTGGCCGCGTCAAACAACAACCGCCCTATCATGTGACCGTGCAACTCGCAGGAGAACCTGCGCCACGCGTGATCGAAAATGTGGAGAGCCTGTTTCTGAAGCGAAAGCTCGATACCGGCGTGCTGAAGTTTGAAAACGCCATTGGGCCTGAGGATGTCACCGGACTGGAAAAGTTTTCCATCCCCTTCGAAGGCGGAGTGCTGGAGTTGTGGCGCCGCGCAGAATGA